A window of the Xenopus laevis strain J_2021 chromosome 9_10L, Xenopus_laevis_v10.1, whole genome shotgun sequence genome harbors these coding sequences:
- the arl5c.L gene encoding ADP ribosylation factor like GTPase 5C L homeolog gives MGNILTRIMSIFGNQEHKVIIVGLDNAGKTTILYQFLMNEVVHTAPTIGSNVEEIISRNTHFLMWDIGGQETLRATWNSYYSNTEFVILVIDSTDRERLPETREELYKMLSHEELKEAAILIFANKQDVKDSMTASEISTCLALGAIRDRAWHIQGCCALTGEGLPAGLDWLKSRVTAN, from the exons ATGGGGAACATTTTGACGAGGATTATGAGTATTTTCGGCAACCAGG AGCACAAGGTTATCATTGTGGGACTGGACAATGCCGGGAAAACCACGATCCTTTATCAGTT CCTCATGAATGAAGTGGTGCACACGGCCCCGACCATCGGCAGCAACGTGGAGGAGATCATATCGAGGAACACGCACTTCCTCATGTGGGATATCGGGGGGCAGGAGACTCTCAGGGCCACCTGGAACAGTTACTACTCCAATACCGAG TTTGTCATATTGGTGATAGACAGCACTGATCGGGAGCGGCTGCCCGAGACCCGGGAGGAGTTGTACAAGATGCTGTCACACGAG GAGCTAAAAGAGGCAGCCATATTGATTTTTGCCAACAAGCAAGATGTCAAAGACTCCATGACGGCGTCCGAAATTTCCACTTGTCTGGCACTTGGGGCCATCAGGGACCGAGCCTGGCACATCCAGGGCTGCTGTGCCCTCACAGGGGAAGG gTTACCGGCAGGACTCGATTGGTTGAAATCTCGCGTCACAGCCAACTGA
- the arl5c.L gene encoding ADP ribosylation factor like GTPase 5C L homeolog isoform X1, which produces MNEVVHTAPTIGSNVEEIISRNTHFLMWDIGGQETLRATWNSYYSNTEFVILVIDSTDRERLPETREELYKMLSHEELKEAAILIFANKQDVKDSMTASEISTCLALGAIRDRAWHIQGCCALTGEGLPAGLDWLKSRVTAN; this is translated from the exons ATGAATGAAGTGGTGCACACGGCCCCGACCATCGGCAGCAACGTGGAGGAGATCATATCGAGGAACACGCACTTCCTCATGTGGGATATCGGGGGGCAGGAGACTCTCAGGGCCACCTGGAACAGTTACTACTCCAATACCGAG TTTGTCATATTGGTGATAGACAGCACTGATCGGGAGCGGCTGCCCGAGACCCGGGAGGAGTTGTACAAGATGCTGTCACACGAG GAGCTAAAAGAGGCAGCCATATTGATTTTTGCCAACAAGCAAGATGTCAAAGACTCCATGACGGCGTCCGAAATTTCCACTTGTCTGGCACTTGGGGCCATCAGGGACCGAGCCTGGCACATCCAGGGCTGCTGTGCCCTCACAGGGGAAGG gTTACCGGCAGGACTCGATTGGTTGAAATCTCGCGTCACAGCCAACTGA
- the LOC108700786 gene encoding dickkopf-related protein 3 has translation MKLLVSVSLLPCAQAYIWAWLLSMPYNNPQDSAGLTPISSTSRGPTVQCDHDRGCGRGLFCDRHFGLCVALRHEGQYCRKDSQCVRGLGCMYGRCQRIIPGGHEGARCRQDKDCSPNMCCARHHGEMICKRRLPLGGSCFVPEGGLAFSINQLCPCEEGLICSAAHPQREKEFIYSPGSDWKCSAP, from the exons ATGAAGCTGTTGGTCTCCGTCTCTCTCCTGCCTTGTGCTCAGGCCTATATCTGGGCTTGGCTTCTCTCAATGCCCTATAACAACCCCCAGGATTCTGCCGGACTCACCCCCATCTCCAGCACCTCCAGAGGACCCACC GTGCAGTGCGACCATGACCGCGGCTGTGGGCGGGGCCTATTCTGCGACCGGCATTTCGGTCTGTGCGTCGCTCTCCGACACGAGGGGCAATACTGCCGGAAGGATTCGCAGTGCGTCCGGGGGTTGGGCTGCATGTACGGCCGCTGCCAACGCATCATTCCAGGGGGACACGAGG GGGCCCGATGCCGACAAGACAAAGACTGCTCCCCAAATATGTGCTGCGCCCGACACCACGGGGAGATGATCTGTAAGAGGAGACTCCCTCTGGGGGGCAGTTGCTTCGTTCCAGAGGGGGGTCTGGCCTTTAGTATCAATCAGCTTTGCCCCTGTGAGGAGGGTCTGATCTGCAGCGCTGCGCACCCCCAACGAGA GAAGGAATTTATTTATAGTCCCGGCTCGGACTGGAAGTGCTCGGCCCCCTGA
- the LOC108700789 gene encoding plexin domain-containing protein 1 isoform X1 gives MRWVCVLLLFLYSLSQGTDGIWDPLRNSGPVALRQRRWDRHFLRSQRDIKGHNGTHVSQDMGGDSLSIDTLPDNQTQVVEDSYSYYTSRVFGPSEHGGTELWVDLHREKGNKTRVHSILSNTHRQASRLILSFDFPFYGHPLRQVTVATGGFIFMGDVLHRMLTATQYVAPLMANFNPSYSKNSTISYRDNGTSFVVQWDKVPLHEKEDAGGFTFQTALHKDGRIVFGYKEIPLPVQNISSAQHPVKAGLSDAFMLLNSSPDVPESRRRAIYEYHKVQLDLSRIRSQTAVEFIPVPTCLQQTSCEQCVSSVPSFNCSWCHVLNRCSSGFDRYRQDWLTYDCAQQSQSTSCEVFPDPYTPTNASPPPTSSEGEQWTPTPSTFSEVLTTEDDTKLTLCLGEDERPELSMHPASTVHSGTIVGIVLAVLLIAVIILAVIYISRHSGKQGRRCCAQVRTTWQWKTLPRHKGEYRPHQWATMKFQNHSPAIYREVEPSPGLEKDNFMEIEP, from the exons ATGCGTTGGGTGTGCGTCCTTCTACTCTTCCTTTACTCACTCTCACAGGGGACAGACGGGATCTGGGACCCCTTACGTAACTCAG GTCCAGTTGCCCTTAGGCAAAGACGATGGGACAGGCACTTTCTGAGGTCGCAGCGTGACATCAAGGGACACAATGGCACCCACGTCAGTCAGGACATGGGAGGGGACAGCCTGTCTATTGACACCCTGCCAGATAACCAGACCCAAGTTGTA GAGGACAGTTACAGTTACTACACATCTAGGGTGTTTGGCCCGTCGGAGCATGGTGGTACGGAGTTGTGGGTTGATTTACATCGGGAGAAGGGCAATAAGACCAGAGTGCACAGCATCCTCTCCAACACACACAGGCAAGCTTCG AGACTGATCCTATCCTTCGATTTCCCGTTCTATGGACATCCGTTACGTCAGGTCACAGTAGCCACAGGAG GGTTTATCTTCATGGGGGATGTTCTTCATCGCATGCTGACAGCAACGCAGTACGTGGCCCCCTTAATGGCCAACTTTAACCCCAGTTACTCCAAGAATTCTACAATCAGCTACAGAGACAACG GCACGTCGTTCGTTGTTCAGTGGGACAAGGTCCCTCTACATGAGAAGGAGGACGCCGGAGGATTCACATTCCAGACTGCCCTGCATAAAGATGGCCGCATTGTGTTTGGGTACAAGGAG ATCCCTCTGCCGGTCCAGAACATTAGCTCCGCTCAGCACCCAGTGAAAGCTGGTCTTTCCGATGCTTTTATGTTATTGAACAGTAGCCCCGATGTTCCAG AATCCAGAAGAAGAGCCATTTATGAGTATCACAAGGTGCAGCTGGACCTTAGCAGGATCCGTAGCCAGACTGCCGTGGAATTCATCCCTGTGCCAA CTTGCCTGCAGCAGACCTCTTGTGAGCAATGTGTGAGCTCTGTGCCAAGTTTCAACTGCAGTTGGTGCCATGTATTGAACCG ATGTTCTAGTGGATTTGATCGGTACCGACAGGACTGGCTCACATACGATTGTGCTCAGCAG TCCCAGTCCACATCATGTGAGGTCTTTCCGGACCCTTATACTCCGACCAATGCGTCCCCTCCACCCACCTCCTCAGAAGGGGAGCAATGGACTCCAACACCCTCTACTTTTTCTGAGGTTCTTACCACTGAAG atgacactaaaTTGACTCTTTGTCTAGGAGAAG ATGAGCGACCGGAGCTCTCCATGCATCCAGCCTCCACCGTACATTCAGGGACAATAGTGGGTATTGTACTGGCCGTGTTGCTCATCGCCGTTATCATTCTGGCTGTGATTTACATCAGCCGTCACTCAGGCAAACAAGGGCGACGTTGCTGTGCCCAGGTGAGAACAACATGGCAATGGAAGACTCTTCCGAGACACAAAGGGGAG TATCGTCCCCACCAGTGGGCTACAATGAAGTTCCAAAATCACAGCCCGGCTATATATAGGGAGGTGGAACCCTCACCAGGACTTGAGAAGGACAACTTTATGGAAATAGAGCCATAA
- the LOC108700789 gene encoding plexin domain-containing protein 1 isoform X2, whose protein sequence is MRWVCVLLLFLYSLSQGTDGIWDPLRNSGPVALRQRRWDRHFLRSQRDIKGHNGTHVSQDMGGDSLSIDTLPDNQTQVVEDSYSYYTSRVFGPSEHGGTELWVDLHREKGNKTRVHSILSNTHRQASRLILSFDFPFYGHPLRQVTVATGGFIFMGDVLHRMLTATQYVAPLMANFNPSYSKNSTISYRDNGTSFVVQWDKVPLHEKEDAGGFTFQTALHKDGRIVFGYKEIPLPVQNISSAQHPVKAGLSDAFMLLNSSPDVPESRRRAIYEYHKVQLDLSRIRSQTAVEFIPVPTCLQQTSCEQCVSSVPSFNCSWCHVLNRCSSGFDRYRQDWLTYDCAQQSQSTSCEVFPDPYTPTNASPPPTSSEGEQWTPTPSTFSEVLTTEDDTKLTLCLGEDERPELSMHPASTVHSGTIVGIVLAVLLIAVIILAVIYISRHSGKQGRRCCAQYRPHQWATMKFQNHSPAIYREVEPSPGLEKDNFMEIEP, encoded by the exons ATGCGTTGGGTGTGCGTCCTTCTACTCTTCCTTTACTCACTCTCACAGGGGACAGACGGGATCTGGGACCCCTTACGTAACTCAG GTCCAGTTGCCCTTAGGCAAAGACGATGGGACAGGCACTTTCTGAGGTCGCAGCGTGACATCAAGGGACACAATGGCACCCACGTCAGTCAGGACATGGGAGGGGACAGCCTGTCTATTGACACCCTGCCAGATAACCAGACCCAAGTTGTA GAGGACAGTTACAGTTACTACACATCTAGGGTGTTTGGCCCGTCGGAGCATGGTGGTACGGAGTTGTGGGTTGATTTACATCGGGAGAAGGGCAATAAGACCAGAGTGCACAGCATCCTCTCCAACACACACAGGCAAGCTTCG AGACTGATCCTATCCTTCGATTTCCCGTTCTATGGACATCCGTTACGTCAGGTCACAGTAGCCACAGGAG GGTTTATCTTCATGGGGGATGTTCTTCATCGCATGCTGACAGCAACGCAGTACGTGGCCCCCTTAATGGCCAACTTTAACCCCAGTTACTCCAAGAATTCTACAATCAGCTACAGAGACAACG GCACGTCGTTCGTTGTTCAGTGGGACAAGGTCCCTCTACATGAGAAGGAGGACGCCGGAGGATTCACATTCCAGACTGCCCTGCATAAAGATGGCCGCATTGTGTTTGGGTACAAGGAG ATCCCTCTGCCGGTCCAGAACATTAGCTCCGCTCAGCACCCAGTGAAAGCTGGTCTTTCCGATGCTTTTATGTTATTGAACAGTAGCCCCGATGTTCCAG AATCCAGAAGAAGAGCCATTTATGAGTATCACAAGGTGCAGCTGGACCTTAGCAGGATCCGTAGCCAGACTGCCGTGGAATTCATCCCTGTGCCAA CTTGCCTGCAGCAGACCTCTTGTGAGCAATGTGTGAGCTCTGTGCCAAGTTTCAACTGCAGTTGGTGCCATGTATTGAACCG ATGTTCTAGTGGATTTGATCGGTACCGACAGGACTGGCTCACATACGATTGTGCTCAGCAG TCCCAGTCCACATCATGTGAGGTCTTTCCGGACCCTTATACTCCGACCAATGCGTCCCCTCCACCCACCTCCTCAGAAGGGGAGCAATGGACTCCAACACCCTCTACTTTTTCTGAGGTTCTTACCACTGAAG atgacactaaaTTGACTCTTTGTCTAGGAGAAG ATGAGCGACCGGAGCTCTCCATGCATCCAGCCTCCACCGTACATTCAGGGACAATAGTGGGTATTGTACTGGCCGTGTTGCTCATCGCCGTTATCATTCTGGCTGTGATTTACATCAGCCGTCACTCAGGCAAACAAGGGCGACGTTGCTGTGCCCAG TATCGTCCCCACCAGTGGGCTACAATGAAGTTCCAAAATCACAGCCCGGCTATATATAGGGAGGTGGAACCCTCACCAGGACTTGAGAAGGACAACTTTATGGAAATAGAGCCATAA